A DNA window from Rhinolophus sinicus isolate RSC01 linkage group LG10, ASM3656204v1, whole genome shotgun sequence contains the following coding sequences:
- the TMEM115 gene encoding transmembrane protein 115, with the protein MQRALPGARQHLGAILASASVVVKALCAAVLFLYLLSFAVDTGCLAVTPGYLFPPNFWIWTLATHGLMEQHVWDVAISLATVVVAGRLLEPLWGALELLIFFSVVNVSVGLLGAFAYLLTYMASFNLVYLFTVRIHGALGFLGGVLVALKQTMGDCVVLRVPQVRISVVPMLLLGLLLLLRLATLLQSPALASYGFGLLSSWVYLRFYQRHSRGRGDMADHFAFATFFPEIMQPVVGLLANLVHSLLVKVKICQKTVKRYDVGAPSSITISLPGTDPQDAERRRQLALKALNERLKRVEDQSVWPTMDDDEEEAGAKVDSSLPSDKAPILPGKGAAPESSLITFEAASPKL; encoded by the exons ATGCAGCGCGCCCTACCGGGCGCCCGTCAGCACTTGGGGGCCATCCTGGCCAGCGCCAGCGTGGTGGTGAAGGCCCTGTGCGCGGCGGTCCTCTTCCTCTACCTGCTGTCCTTTGCCGTGGACACGGGCTGCCTGGCGGTCACCCCAGGCTATCTCTTTCCTCCCAACTTCTGGATCTGGACCCTGGCCACCCATGGGCTGATGGAACAGCACGTGTGGGATGTGGCCATCAGCCTGGCCACCGTGGTGGTGGCTGGACGTCTGCTAGAGCCCCTGTGGGGGGCCTTGGAGCTGCTCATCTTCTTCTCAGTGGTGAACGTGTCTGTGGGTCTGCTGGGGGCCTTCGCCTACCTCCTCACGTACATGGCTTCCTTCAACTTGGTCTACCTTTTCACAGTCCGCATCCACGGCGCCCTGGGCTTCCTCGGTGGTGTCCTGGTGGCACTCAAGCAAACCATGGGGGACTGTGTGGTCCTGCGAGTGCCCCAGGTGCGCATCAGCGTGGTGCCCATGCtgctgctggggctgctgctgctgctgcggctgGCCACGCTGCTCCAGAGCCCAGCGCTGGCCTCCTACGGCTTCGGGCTGCTCTCCAGTTGGGTGTATCTTCGCTTCTACCAGCGCCACAGCCGAGGCCGAGGGGACATGGCCGACCACTTTGCTTTCGCCACCTTCTTCCCTGAGATCATGCAGCCTGTGGTGGGGCTGTTGGCAAACTTGGTGCACAGCCTCCTGGTGAAGGTAAAGATATGCCAGAAGACAGTGAAGCGCTATGACGTGGGGGCCCCGTCCTCCATCACCATCAGCCTCCCGGGCACAGACCCTCAAGACGCAGAGCGGAGAAG GCAATTGGCCCTAAAGGCCCTCAATGAGCGACTGAAGAGAGTGGAGGACCAGTCCGTCTGGCCAACAATGGACGACGATGAAGAGGAGGCTGGGGCCAAAGTGGACAGCTCCCTGCCCTCAGACAAGGCCCCCATACTCCCAGGGAAGGGGGCTGCCCCAGAATCCAGCCTGATCACTTTCGAGGCAGCTTCCCCGAAGCTGTAA